A window from Cryptomeria japonica chromosome 1, Sugi_1.0, whole genome shotgun sequence encodes these proteins:
- the LOC131042488 gene encoding LOW QUALITY PROTEIN: large ribosomal subunit protein eL30-like (The sequence of the model RefSeq protein was modified relative to this genomic sequence to represent the inferred CDS: deleted 1 base in 1 codon; substituted 1 base at 1 genomic stop codon), whose product MVATKKTKKAHESINNRLALVMKSGKYTLGYKTTLKSIRTNKGKLIIISNNCPPLRRSEIEYYAMLAKIGVHHFNGNNVDXGQLGTTCGKYYRVCCLSITDPGDFDIMKTVPSDQ is encoded by the exons ATGGTGGCCACTAAGAAAACTAAAAAGGCTCACGAGAGCATCAACAACAGGTTGGCTCTTGTGATGAAAAGTGGAAAATATACGCTAGGTTACAAAACTACCCTTAAGTCAATCAGGACCAACAAAGGAAAGCTTATTATAATTTCAAACAACTGTCCTCCTCTTCGTAGGTCAGAAATAGAGTACTATGCTATGCTTGCAAAGATTGGGGTACATCATTTTAATGGAAACAATGTTGAT TAGGGACAACTAGGGACAACTTGTGGCAAGTATTATCGGGTGTGCTGTCTCAGCATTACAGATCCAGGTGATTTTGATATCATGAAGACTGTACCATCAGATCAATGA